The Roseofilum capinflatum BLCC-M114 genomic interval TAAAACTCCGTTTTCGGCTGTCGCCGACATGAAACGCTTCGCGATCGCGGGCTGTCACTCTGGGAAATTCGTAAGAATTTCCCAGAGTGACAGAAGAGGGGTAATAGGTAACAGGTAATGGGTAAGCTGTGAGAACAAACTTTGCTTAAATTAGGGCTTGATTATTCACCCGACGTATCGCCACCACAGAGGGTTTAGGCGGATCATTGGGCCCTTTACCCGGCCAGTTAGATCCCAGAGGCACGGTGCGCGTTTGCATGAACTCTTGGCCATCGGTGGTCATCATAGAAAACTCACGGGTTTCGGATGCCATATTTTGCCGCATTCCATAGAGTTCTCCAGGGTGTTGAATCGCCAGAAATAGGGTTTTGCGATCCTCTGTGAAGAACGGGCCACAGGATTCGGTTTCCATGGGAGAGAGGGCAAAGGGATAGGCTTCCCCTGCATGTTCGCCAGAGAGGGGAATATACCACACGGAATTGTTGCCAAAAATACCCCGCAAACTGGATTGACTGATATAGTTGCGTTGTTCATCAACCCGGCCAGCCGGCACGGGACTATTGTGCTTAGAGGTAGACATATCGGTAACCATCCACAGGTTGCCTTGGGCATCAAATTCCAGGTTATCCGGGTTAGAAAAGCCCATTCCGCCTTCGGTGGCTTCTCCACCCATGGCGAAGTTGTCCCACCGGAAGGTCATGGAGGCGGGATCGTTACCGGTTTCTTCCAGACGCATGATCCAGCCGTGTTCGTGACTTTCTCCTTTGGAGTTGGAGAAGACGGCTTTATGGGCCCCCCCATCTCCGCCGGGACTACCGGAGGTGAAGGCGATGAAGAGTGCCCCATCTCCCGGACGGATCATGGTATCTTCGGGGCGAGCGGTACAGGTGGCTCCGGCTGCGTTAGCGGCGAAGTGAGCATCAATAAGGATGGCTCCTTGCACTTCTTCTGGGGTATTGCCGTGGTACAGGTCGCCGAGGGTGGGGAATTTTTGCTTGAAGACGGCGATCGCCCCATCCTGTTCGATTTTTTCAAATCCTCCTTGGGTGCGATCGCGATTCGGTAGGGGAATCATACCGCCATGATAGTCGCTCGGCAGGTCAGGATTGACGGGAGTATCGGCTTTTAGGGCAATCCAAGATCCGGTTCCATCCCCATTAAATTTAGCCGCATACAGCATTCCATCATTGAGGAGGCGCGAGTTGGCTTTATCCTGGGGATTACGCACCAGTCCTGTACTGACAAACTTGTAGACATGACCCCCCCGGCGATCGCATCCAGAATACACCACCAACGGTTTACCCGCTTCGGCCCGAATACCTACCGCTTCATGGCGGAACCGTCCTAACCAAGTATGCTTAGTTCCATAATCATTACCATTGGCTGGATCAACTTCCACCATCCAACCATACTTATTTCCTGCTAACCCAAAGGGGTTCCCTTGGCCATCAAACTCATCGCGTTTAACCGGTTTTTCCTTGGGATGCAAAGACGTACCATCGGCATAAACCCCTTCCGGGACAAAATTCTGGAAATTCTCTTCCGCACTGAAGACCGTACCCCAAGGACTGGTTCCCCCAGCACAATTATTAAATGTACCAATAATTTTATCGCTCAGGGTATCAATATAACCCATGCCCTGACGCTTCCGGAAAATACTCACGGCGGGGCCAGTTGCTCGCAGATAGTTGCCATCCTCTAAGCCAGAGATCCCGGTAATCCGGCGGTCTTGGGGGGAATAGGTTCGCACCCATTGCCCATTGGCCTCGCGACGCAGAGAAATCACGCCAATGCCTTGATCGATTAAGGTTTCCTTAAAGAACTCATAAAATTCAGCCTTCAAAGCGCGATCGCTTAACTCAAAGGCATTAATGCCATCACTTCCCGCTTTTTCCAGTGCGGGCAGCACTTTTGAGGGCAGAGATTTACCCATCACCATCGGATAGGTTTGCTCCCAAGTGGGAACACTCACATATTCAAAATTAATGGTTAAAAAGCCCGTATCTCGCCCCGTGGGAATAAAGGAGAGGTAATCATTGTTATATCCAAACCGAGAATTGCCGAGTTTGTCCCCCCAAGAACCAATCACATCATAGGTGTATCCTTCAGGCAGCACAATATCATCAACGACTTCATAGGTATTGTACAAAGACTTCTGTCGATTGATCGGTAGCCCTTCATAGGATAGGGGACAAGGATATTTTACCGGTTGGAACTTTAAGCCTAAAGCTTTAGGGGAGGAAACTGCCGTAGCTGAACTTCTGGTTACAGAAGCGGAACCTCCCTGTTGTCCCAAAGAACCGCAAGCAACGGTAGTCGCGGTTGCTCCCAGGAATAATAAAAATTGTCTGCGTTGGAGTGTCATGGTTAGCCAGTTGAGCGATCGGATTTTGCCATTCTGACTGTATCGGTCTTGGATTAAGCTTGGATTATGGAAAAAATAACCCGTAATTAATAATTCATTAATAGTTAACCCCACAAAAGAAATAGGGTGGGCAGCGCCCACCCTATCTCTAGTTATAGCAAACCTAAATGAGTTGTGTAATGGCTGCCCCTCATCCCCCTACCCCCTTCTCCCGCAGGCGCTGTCCTGCTTGCCCTGAGCGAAGTCGAAGGGAGCGAAGTCGAAGGGAGAAGGGGAAAAAAGTCCCTCTCCCTTGGGAGAGGGATTGAGGGAGAGGGCATTTCCCGTTGTACAACTCATTTAGACTAGCTATATAGTCAATTTAAATAACAATGAGACATGATGTAACTCAATGTGTAAGGTGGGCACTGCCCACCCTACTAGACCGGCAAGCTTAAAATTGTGAGTAAGAGTGTAGGTTGGGTTGAGGAACGAAAC includes:
- a CDS encoding PhoX family protein, with translation MTLQRRQFLLFLGATATTVACGSLGQQGGSASVTRSSATAVSSPKALGLKFQPVKYPCPLSYEGLPINRQKSLYNTYEVVDDIVLPEGYTYDVIGSWGDKLGNSRFGYNNDYLSFIPTGRDTGFLTINFEYVSVPTWEQTYPMVMGKSLPSKVLPALEKAGSDGINAFELSDRALKAEFYEFFKETLIDQGIGVISLRREANGQWVRTYSPQDRRITGISGLEDGNYLRATGPAVSIFRKRQGMGYIDTLSDKIIGTFNNCAGGTSPWGTVFSAEENFQNFVPEGVYADGTSLHPKEKPVKRDEFDGQGNPFGLAGNKYGWMVEVDPANGNDYGTKHTWLGRFRHEAVGIRAEAGKPLVVYSGCDRRGGHVYKFVSTGLVRNPQDKANSRLLNDGMLYAAKFNGDGTGSWIALKADTPVNPDLPSDYHGGMIPLPNRDRTQGGFEKIEQDGAIAVFKQKFPTLGDLYHGNTPEEVQGAILIDAHFAANAAGATCTARPEDTMIRPGDGALFIAFTSGSPGGDGGAHKAVFSNSKGESHEHGWIMRLEETGNDPASMTFRWDNFAMGGEATEGGMGFSNPDNLEFDAQGNLWMVTDMSTSKHNSPVPAGRVDEQRNYISQSSLRGIFGNNSVWYIPLSGEHAGEAYPFALSPMETESCGPFFTEDRKTLFLAIQHPGELYGMRQNMASETREFSMMTTDGQEFMQTRTVPLGSNWPGKGPNDPPKPSVVAIRRVNNQALI